A part of Desulfofundulus salinus genomic DNA contains:
- a CDS encoding response regulator transcription factor: MYRVYLVEDEVNLSKILVSYLEKEGWEVRSFYDGQSALQAVGEHPHLWILDIMLPDIDGYQLLRSIKEVSPEVPVIFISARDADLDRIIGLEMGSDDYLAKPFSPRELVIRVHRLLERVYKSTPKNSLINLCPYVLDEDRRIVLKGQDNIELTSKEFDLLLYFARHRGQALSREQIINHVWGVDYVGSDRSVDDLVRRLRKKMPDLRIETIYGFGYRLNANEEFR, translated from the coding sequence TTGTACCGTGTGTACCTGGTTGAAGACGAAGTAAACCTGAGCAAAATACTGGTTTCCTATCTGGAGAAAGAGGGCTGGGAAGTGCGGTCCTTTTACGATGGCCAATCCGCCCTGCAGGCCGTGGGAGAGCATCCCCATCTTTGGATTCTGGATATCATGCTTCCCGATATCGACGGGTACCAGCTCCTGCGCAGCATCAAGGAGGTGTCGCCGGAGGTTCCGGTTATCTTTATATCGGCCCGGGATGCCGATCTGGATCGAATCATAGGCCTGGAGATGGGAAGTGATGACTACCTGGCAAAACCGTTTTCACCCCGGGAACTGGTTATTCGCGTACACCGTCTCCTGGAACGGGTTTACAAATCAACGCCAAAAAACTCATTGATTAACCTGTGTCCCTATGTTCTGGATGAAGATAGGCGAATAGTTCTTAAGGGACAGGACAACATTGAATTAACGTCAAAGGAATTCGACCTTCTTTTATATTTTGCCAGACACAGGGGACAGGCCCTATCCCGGGAACAGATTATCAACCACGTATGGGGGGTGGATTACGTCGGCAGCGACCGGTCCGTGGATGATCTGGTGCGACGCTTGCGGAAAAAAATGCCGGATCTCCGTATCGAAACCATCTATGGTTTTGGTTACAGGTTGAATGCTAATGAAGAATTTCGCTGA
- the hpf gene encoding ribosome hibernation-promoting factor, HPF/YfiA family, producing MKVQVRGRNVEVTNALKEYVEKRLGKLVKYLDLIEEAQVTLTVEKDSHRVEVTIPINGIILRGEESTGDMYASIDLVVEKLEKQIERYKGKLFRRLGRQNMEMKAGDNKKEEEDSPQVVRTKRFAMKPMSVDEAVMQMNLLGHSFFVFSNAETEKVNVVYRRRDGNYGLIEPEF from the coding sequence ATGAAAGTACAGGTACGGGGCAGAAACGTGGAAGTAACCAACGCCTTGAAGGAGTATGTGGAAAAGCGCCTGGGCAAGCTGGTGAAGTATCTGGATCTGATTGAAGAGGCGCAGGTAACCCTCACCGTGGAAAAGGATTCCCACCGGGTGGAAGTAACCATTCCCATCAACGGCATCATTTTGCGGGGCGAGGAAAGCACCGGAGACATGTACGCTTCCATCGACCTGGTGGTGGAAAAGCTGGAAAAACAAATCGAGCGCTATAAGGGCAAGCTGTTCCGCCGCCTGGGCCGCCAGAACATGGAGATGAAAGCCGGGGACAATAAGAAGGAGGAGGAAGACAGCCCCCAGGTTGTGCGTACCAAGCGGTTTGCCATGAAGCCCATGTCGGTTGACGAAGCGGTCATGCAGATGAACCTTTTGGGACACAGCTTCTTTGTCTTCTCCAACGCGGAAACGGAAAAAGTCAACGTGGTCTACCGGCGCAGGGACGGCAACTACGGCCTGATTGAGCCCGAGTTTTAA
- a CDS encoding ABC transporter permease produces MSFIHNLEVAINGLRANKLRSFLTMLGIIIGVAAVIIMISVGQGASKKIASQIASMGSNLLIVFPGAGQGPVRGASGSVNTLTLEDAEAIAGLSMVAHVAPELSTNATIGYASQTWTAQVVGTTPEMQMIKDWPVSAGSFFTGDDVRSAAMVAVLGKTVVDNLYLPGTNPVGSTIRINKLPFTVVGVLAPKGASLTGQDQDNVVYIPVSAAQKRLMGVKYVRLINVQAKTPESMNFVQSNIENLLRERHRLVGTNSDDFNVRNLTSVLETAESTTTVMTLLLASVAAVSLLVGGIGTMNIMLVSVTERTREIGLRMAVGATESNIRNQFLVEALVLCLIGGVAGILVGIVGSRVISKAFGWPTYVTLSSILLSAGFSAAVGIFFGYYPARKAAGLNPIEALRFER; encoded by the coding sequence TTGAGTTTTATACATAATTTAGAAGTGGCAATAAACGGCTTGAGGGCAAATAAGTTGAGATCTTTCCTGACAATGCTCGGCATTATCATTGGTGTTGCTGCAGTCATAATCATGATCTCCGTGGGGCAGGGCGCCAGTAAAAAGATTGCCAGCCAGATTGCCAGCATGGGCTCAAACCTGCTTATAGTCTTCCCCGGGGCCGGGCAGGGACCCGTGCGCGGGGCCTCGGGCAGCGTCAACACCCTCACCCTGGAAGACGCAGAAGCCATAGCCGGGCTGAGCATGGTGGCCCATGTGGCACCGGAGTTGAGTACCAACGCCACCATAGGTTACGCCAGCCAGACCTGGACCGCCCAGGTTGTCGGCACCACCCCGGAAATGCAGATGATAAAAGATTGGCCTGTCAGCGCGGGATCGTTTTTTACCGGAGATGACGTAAGAAGTGCTGCCATGGTGGCGGTTCTGGGCAAAACGGTGGTTGACAACCTTTACCTGCCCGGCACCAATCCGGTGGGTTCAACGATCAGGATAAATAAATTACCCTTTACTGTTGTGGGTGTTCTTGCCCCCAAGGGCGCTTCCCTGACCGGTCAGGATCAGGATAACGTTGTATACATACCGGTAAGTGCGGCTCAGAAAAGGTTGATGGGTGTAAAATATGTCCGCCTGATCAATGTCCAGGCCAAAACGCCGGAAAGTATGAATTTCGTGCAGAGCAATATAGAAAACCTGCTGCGAGAGAGGCATCGTCTGGTTGGCACTAACTCTGACGACTTTAACGTGCGCAATTTAACTTCCGTCCTTGAAACCGCGGAAAGCACCACTACCGTTATGACCCTGCTCCTGGCCAGTGTGGCGGCCGTGTCCCTGCTGGTGGGCGGTATAGGAACCATGAATATTATGCTGGTTTCCGTTACGGAGAGGACAAGGGAGATCGGCCTGCGCATGGCGGTGGGGGCTACCGAGAGCAATATCCGCAACCAGTTCCTGGTGGAAGCCCTGGTTCTCTGCCTGATTGGCGGGGTTGCGGGAATTCTCGTGGGAATCGTCGGCTCCAGGGTAATCTCCAAAGCTTTCGGGTGGCCGACGTATGTCACGCTGTCTTCCATATTATTATCCGCGGGTTTCTCGGCGGCGGTGGGCATATTCTTCGGGTATTACCCCGCCAGGAAGGCGGCAGGCCTGAACCCCATTGAAGCGCTCCGCTTCGAGAGGTAG
- a CDS encoding cold shock domain-containing protein, with the protein MQGRVKWFSAEKGYGFIEREDGKDVFVHFSAIQEEGFKTLNEGQLVEFDIVEGARGPQAANVVKL; encoded by the coding sequence ATGCAAGGAAGAGTCAAGTGGTTCAGCGCCGAGAAGGGTTACGGCTTCATTGAAAGGGAGGACGGAAAGGACGTCTTTGTCCACTTCTCGGCCATCCAGGAAGAAGGGTTCAAAACTCTGAACGAGGGACAACTCGTGGAGTTTGATATCGTCGAGGGTGCCCGTGGGCCTCAGGCTGCCAACGTTGTCAAGTTATAA
- a CDS encoding ABC transporter ATP-binding protein produces MAGKTAIMLENIKKVYNMGETQVFALKGISLTIQEGEMVAIMGPSGSGKSTLLNILGCLDRPTGGTYYLGGEDVSRLNKNQLALVRNKRIGFVFQSFNLLGRFPVLANVQLPLVYAGVGKKEMADRAKEALDWVGMSKYAHHFPGQLSGGQQQRVAIARALVNNPSLILADEPTGALDSRTSMEIISVIQRLNIEKGITVVMVTHEKDIALYCRRLINVKDGRVLGDTPVSNPRNAAEDLAAIPEEREALT; encoded by the coding sequence ATGGCCGGGAAAACGGCGATCATGCTGGAAAACATCAAAAAAGTATATAACATGGGGGAAACTCAGGTCTTCGCCTTAAAGGGTATCAGTCTGACCATCCAGGAGGGTGAAATGGTTGCAATCATGGGGCCTTCCGGTTCGGGCAAGAGCACCCTACTCAACATTCTGGGCTGCCTGGACAGGCCTACCGGGGGAACCTATTACCTGGGCGGCGAGGATGTTTCCCGGCTGAACAAAAACCAGCTTGCCCTTGTCCGCAACAAAAGGATTGGCTTTGTCTTTCAAAGTTTCAACCTGCTGGGAAGATTTCCGGTACTGGCCAATGTTCAATTGCCGCTGGTCTATGCCGGGGTGGGGAAGAAAGAGATGGCGGACAGGGCAAAAGAGGCCCTGGACTGGGTCGGGATGTCAAAATATGCACATCACTTTCCCGGTCAATTGTCGGGGGGCCAGCAGCAAAGAGTCGCCATAGCCCGGGCCCTGGTAAACAACCCTTCCTTAATCCTGGCGGACGAGCCTACGGGTGCCCTTGATTCAAGGACAAGCATGGAGATTATTTCGGTAATTCAGAGATTGAATATCGAAAAAGGCATCACTGTGGTGATGGTCACCCATGAAAAAGACATCGCCCTGTACTGCCGCCGCCTGATTAATGTGAAGGACGGCCGTGTTTTGGGCGATACCCCGGTGTCGAACCCGAGGAACGCCGCCGAGGATCTGGCAGCCATTCCGGAAGAAAGGGAGGCGTTAACTTGA
- the prfB gene encoding peptide chain release factor 2 (programmed frameshift): MYAELSRELENLGKRIEELRVSLDIAQKEEEIKRLEEAMLDPGFWNDPEQAQQVTQKLAALKDRVTRFQELARAHEDLAVLLALGEEEEDEAVAREVAGELKKLARQVEKMELEVLLNGPYDRGNAIVSLHAGAGGTEAQDWVEMLLRMYTRWAEEKGYRVAIMDMLPGDEAGIKSVTFSVAGPNAYGYLRAEKGVHRLVRISPFDAAGRRHTSFASVDVLPEVEEDVQLEIRPEDLKIDTFRSSGAGGQHVNKTESAVRITHLPTGIVVQCQSERSQIANRNAAMKLLRARLLDLEMKKKEAELAALRGEQTEIAWGNQIRSYVFHPYSLVKDHRTGVEVGNVQAVMDGEIDEFISAYLRQKAKG, translated from the exons ATGTACGCCGAACTGTCCCGGGAACTGGAAAACCTGGGTAAACGCATTGAAGAATTGAGGGTTTCTCTT GACATTGCCCAAAAGGAAGAGGAAATAAAGCGCCTGGAGGAAGCCATGCTGGACCCGGGCTTCTGGAACGACCCGGAACAGGCCCAGCAGGTGACGCAGAAACTGGCCGCATTAAAGGACCGGGTCACCCGTTTTCAGGAACTGGCCCGGGCCCACGAGGACCTGGCCGTCCTCCTGGCCCTGGGGGAAGAGGAGGAGGACGAGGCGGTGGCCCGGGAGGTGGCCGGGGAGCTGAAGAAGCTGGCCCGGCAGGTGGAGAAGATGGAGCTGGAGGTGCTGTTGAACGGCCCCTACGACCGGGGGAACGCCATTGTCTCCCTCCATGCCGGGGCCGGCGGCACCGAAGCCCAGGACTGGGTGGAGATGCTCCTGCGCATGTACACCCGCTGGGCGGAGGAAAAGGGTTACCGGGTGGCCATCATGGATATGCTGCCCGGGGATGAGGCTGGCATAAAAAGCGTCACCTTTTCCGTGGCCGGACCCAACGCCTACGGCTACCTGCGGGCGGAAAAGGGTGTCCACCGGCTGGTGCGCATTTCCCCCTTTGACGCCGCCGGGCGACGGCACACCTCCTTTGCCTCGGTGGATGTGCTGCCCGAGGTGGAAGAGGATGTGCAGCTGGAAATCAGGCCCGAGGACCTGAAGATAGACACCTTCCGCTCCAGCGGGGCCGGCGGGCAGCACGTGAATAAAACCGAGTCAGCGGTGCGCATCACCCACCTGCCCACGGGCATCGTGGTCCAGTGCCAGAGCGAGCGCTCCCAGATTGCCAACCGCAACGCGGCCATGAAGCTTTTGCGGGCCAGGCTTTTAGACCTGGAAATGAAGAAAAAGGAGGCCGAACTGGCCGCCTTGCGGGGTGAGCAGACGGAGATTGCCTGGGGCAACCAGATCCGCTCCTACGTCTTTCACCCCTACAGCCTGGTCAAGGACCACCGCACCGGGGTGGAGGTGGGCAACGTCCAGGCGGTCATGGACGGGGAAATAGACGAGTTTATCTCCGCCTATTTGCGGCAGAAGGCAAAGGGTTAG
- a CDS encoding HlyD family secretion protein, with amino-acid sequence MQSEPNFFLKQLNILSSGLKRRKIIIGISAIIVLALAGFYVLGGAKKAEGNYITETVKRGTVTSTIPASGIVEPVSTVSLSFKNSEVIKKIYVKVGDRVTAGQLLAEQDTANLEAQVSQAAANLKEATAKLELLKKGARPEEIARAEADVKMARASYDLAKSNLERYQQFYQEGYISQADLDKVVNDYVTAEAKLKQAEESLKLLQAGNRPEDIAAAAAQVESRRAQLQMAQKELAESRMVSPINGIVSAINGSEGQRAVANNNNTSGGGFIVVISQALQVKAQINEADIGRLKVGQRAEFTVNSFPNKTFTGRVSSISPQAYTESNVQLYDAIIQLDENQQGLMAGMPANVNIIVERHENTLTIPKGAVTYAVSYLNKMRQSGALKPESSGGGFGGGRPNSLQAGGSVSSVRGGSGNAAGTSGPARGNEREQQAFVLVLDKSGNPVPRRVVLGLSDLTSYEVLAGLDEGDRVVVGSLGQEAASVRSQGNNPPFMPGAVGGGMPRVGGGGMR; translated from the coding sequence ATGCAAAGCGAGCCCAATTTCTTTTTGAAACAACTAAATATTCTTTCCAGTGGCTTAAAAAGAAGAAAAATAATAATTGGGATATCAGCAATTATTGTCCTTGCGCTGGCAGGTTTTTATGTTCTGGGAGGAGCCAAAAAAGCAGAGGGCAATTACATTACCGAAACCGTTAAGAGGGGTACTGTCACCAGTACCATCCCGGCCAGCGGTATAGTGGAGCCGGTAAGTACTGTTTCGTTAAGTTTCAAAAACTCGGAAGTAATTAAGAAAATATACGTTAAAGTGGGCGATCGCGTGACCGCAGGACAGCTTCTGGCCGAACAGGATACTGCTAATTTGGAAGCGCAGGTAAGTCAGGCTGCAGCAAATTTGAAGGAAGCGACCGCCAAACTGGAACTCTTAAAGAAAGGCGCGAGGCCGGAAGAAATAGCCAGGGCCGAGGCAGACGTCAAAATGGCCCGGGCGAGCTACGACCTGGCAAAATCCAACCTGGAACGTTATCAACAATTCTATCAGGAAGGATACATTTCACAGGCAGACCTTGATAAAGTAGTTAATGACTATGTTACCGCGGAGGCTAAATTAAAGCAAGCTGAGGAATCTTTAAAGCTGCTTCAGGCGGGTAATCGTCCGGAAGATATCGCGGCGGCTGCCGCCCAGGTGGAAAGCCGTAGAGCCCAGCTTCAAATGGCCCAAAAAGAACTTGCGGAATCAAGGATGGTCAGCCCCATAAACGGTATTGTAAGTGCAATAAATGGTTCGGAAGGCCAGCGAGCTGTGGCCAACAACAATAATACCAGCGGAGGCGGGTTTATTGTTGTTATTTCACAGGCTTTACAGGTCAAGGCCCAGATTAACGAAGCTGACATTGGCAGGCTGAAGGTGGGACAAAGGGCAGAATTTACGGTTAACTCCTTCCCCAACAAAACTTTCACCGGCAGGGTAAGCAGCATCTCCCCTCAGGCGTACACGGAATCAAACGTGCAGCTTTATGATGCGATTATCCAATTGGACGAAAACCAGCAGGGATTAATGGCCGGAATGCCCGCGAATGTTAACATAATTGTTGAGAGGCACGAGAACACCCTCACCATACCTAAAGGTGCCGTGACTTATGCTGTCAGTTACCTGAATAAAATGAGGCAGAGCGGTGCCCTGAAGCCGGAATCGTCCGGGGGCGGGTTTGGTGGCGGCCGCCCGAACAGTTTACAGGCCGGCGGTAGTGTCAGTTCCGTCCGCGGCGGCAGCGGCAATGCAGCCGGGACTTCCGGGCCGGCAAGAGGAAATGAGCGGGAGCAGCAGGCCTTCGTCCTTGTCCTGGACAAATCCGGCAACCCCGTGCCCCGGCGCGTTGTGTTGGGGCTATCGGACCTCACAAGCTATGAAGTTTTAGCTGGCCTTGATGAAGGAGACAGGGTGGTGGTAGGGTCTCTTGGCCAGGAGGCTGCCAGCGTGCGCAGTCAGGGCAACAACCCGCCGTTTATGCCTGGTGCCGTAGGCGGCGGCATGCCTCGAGTTGGAGGTGGCGGAATGCGCTGA
- a CDS encoding sensor histidine kinase codes for MKKISLTVKMWLALSLVSLLVYVIVILIMPFLVRNFFTVTMMEPHVPPKKNARGEALPPGPPPGPPVLGSRDFRIRDFIVLEDGTTIPEQAKQMFSSSLIQEIMQNAVSQQTSIQLYEYNRGQETVRYVIRKEQAYGRPLYQVALIRKSEEDRFIKSLLLNFMVFTGIALIISWFASLFIARYLTQPLIQMERHVKRIANRNWHEPLDVKRGDEIGRLARSIEIMRRQLVRQDEMQQSMLQNISHELKTPVMVIRSYAQAIQDGVYPKGDLAGSIQVIDEEGARLEKLVKQLLYLTRLDYLATREQVQKKVKLDRLIENIVQRLCPQRPEISCQLDLQPVSISGDEEVLRVMIENLLENHLRYAVSRLEISLGLSDEKTEIVLSFWNDGSRIEPHILDQLFQPFHKGREGKFGLGLTIVQRIVKMYRGEINLKNERGGVSSTVKIPSRGID; via the coding sequence ATGAAAAAAATTTCGCTGACAGTAAAAATGTGGCTGGCCCTTTCGCTGGTCAGCCTGCTGGTGTATGTGATTGTCATACTCATCATGCCCTTTCTGGTTCGCAACTTTTTTACAGTTACCATGATGGAACCACACGTACCGCCGAAAAAAAATGCCAGGGGAGAGGCGTTACCTCCCGGACCACCTCCCGGACCACCTGTTCTAGGTTCCCGGGACTTTCGTATTCGTGATTTTATTGTTTTAGAAGACGGGACAACCATACCCGAACAGGCCAAACAAATGTTCTCCTCTTCGTTAATACAGGAAATTATGCAAAATGCCGTATCACAGCAAACATCCATACAACTGTATGAATATAATCGTGGCCAGGAAACGGTTCGCTATGTCATAAGAAAAGAGCAGGCCTACGGGCGTCCCCTGTATCAGGTTGCGCTTATAAGAAAATCGGAAGAAGACAGGTTTATAAAATCATTATTGCTCAACTTTATGGTATTTACCGGCATTGCTCTGATAATCAGCTGGTTTGCTTCTCTTTTTATTGCCCGTTACTTAACCCAGCCTTTGATTCAAATGGAACGGCATGTAAAGCGTATTGCAAACCGCAACTGGCACGAACCCCTGGATGTAAAGCGGGGTGATGAAATAGGCCGGCTGGCCCGCTCCATTGAGATTATGCGCCGGCAGCTTGTTCGCCAGGATGAAATGCAGCAGTCCATGCTGCAGAATATCTCCCACGAGTTGAAAACACCGGTCATGGTGATCCGCAGCTATGCCCAGGCCATCCAGGACGGGGTCTACCCGAAAGGCGATCTGGCCGGCAGCATCCAGGTGATCGACGAGGAAGGTGCACGCCTGGAAAAGCTGGTTAAACAGTTACTTTACTTAACACGACTTGATTACCTGGCAACGCGGGAACAGGTTCAAAAAAAGGTAAAATTAGACAGGTTGATTGAGAATATAGTGCAGCGTCTATGCCCGCAACGGCCGGAAATATCATGCCAGCTGGATTTGCAGCCGGTAAGTATTTCTGGAGATGAAGAGGTCCTGCGGGTTATGATTGAGAACCTGCTGGAAAATCACCTGCGTTATGCGGTTTCGCGTCTTGAGATCAGCCTCGGGTTAAGCGATGAAAAAACGGAGATAGTCCTCTCTTTCTGGAATGACGGTTCCAGGATTGAGCCCCACATCCTCGACCAGTTGTTCCAGCCTTTCCATAAAGGGCGGGAGGGCAAATTCGGGCTGGGGTTGACCATAGTCCAGCGGATCGTAAAAATGTACCGGGGAGAGATCAACCTGAAAAATGAGAGGGGCGGTGTCTCTTCGACGGTTAAAATCCCGTCAAGGGGCATTGATTAA
- the secA gene encoding preprotein translocase subunit SecA — translation MLKLLRNWLDDNAREIKRLQRTVDQINALEGEISSLSDGDLRARTGEFKERLARGATLDDLLPEAFAVVREVSRRVLGMRHFDVQLMGGIVLHQGKIAEMKTGEGKTLVATLPVYLNALTGRGVHVVTVNDYLARRDSEWMGRIYKFLGLSVGLIVHGLDTAERRKAYAADVTYGTNNEFGFDYLRDNMAIHPDQLVQRELFYAIVDEVDSILIDEARTPLIISGQADKATDLYYTFARLVPRLQRDVDYTVDEKAHSVTLTEEGVARVEKMLGVENLYDDQHMQLTHHLNQALKAHALMKRDRDYVVKDGQVIIVDEFTGRLMFGRRYSDGLHQAIEAKEGVRVERESQTLATITFQNYFRMYEKLAGMTGTAATEAEEFRKIYGLDVVVIPTHKPMIRKDLPDVVYKTEQAKFRAVVEEIARRHATGQPVLVGTISIEKSEILSQMLKKRGIPHQVLNAKYHEKEAEIVAQAGRLGAVTIATNMAGRGTDILLGGNPEFLAQAELRQQGYDPGDDDPGVQELYRVTLEKYKKITDEEHERVVALGGLHIIGTERHESRRIDNQLRGRAGRQGDPGSSQFFISLEDDLMRLFGSENIAGIMDRLGIEEDMPIEHGLITKSIETAQKRVENRNFDIRKHVLQYDDVMNQQREVIYRQRRQVLMGENLKEVVLQTIAQTVERAVDTYCPEGVHEEEWDLAGLLHYAEQLFLPGHKLTPEDFTDMGRRQIVEELKEKALAAYEARESELGAGVLRELERVLLLRIVDEKWMDHLDAMDQLREGIGLRAYGQKDPLVEYKFEAYEMFQNMIASIQEDLVRYIYRVNVVQAPQPQQRQLVENRYQEEGPRQPVRREQKVGRNDPCPCGSGKKYKKCCGRAAAG, via the coding sequence ATGCTGAAGTTACTGCGCAACTGGCTGGATGACAACGCGCGGGAAATAAAGCGTTTGCAGCGGACGGTAGATCAGATAAATGCCCTGGAGGGGGAGATTTCGTCCCTTTCCGATGGGGATTTGCGCGCCAGGACCGGGGAATTCAAGGAGCGCCTGGCAAGGGGTGCCACCCTGGACGACCTCCTGCCCGAGGCCTTTGCCGTGGTGCGGGAGGTCAGCCGGCGGGTCCTGGGGATGCGCCATTTTGATGTTCAATTGATGGGCGGCATTGTCCTGCACCAGGGAAAAATTGCCGAAATGAAAACCGGTGAAGGTAAAACCCTGGTGGCCACCCTGCCGGTGTATCTCAATGCCCTTACCGGCCGGGGCGTCCATGTGGTTACGGTGAACGATTACCTGGCCCGCCGGGACAGCGAGTGGATGGGCCGGATTTACAAATTTCTGGGCCTTTCCGTGGGACTCATCGTGCACGGGCTGGACACGGCCGAACGGCGTAAAGCCTACGCCGCCGACGTGACCTACGGCACCAACAACGAATTCGGCTTTGACTATTTGCGGGACAACATGGCCATCCACCCGGACCAGCTGGTGCAGCGGGAACTTTTTTACGCCATCGTGGACGAGGTGGACAGCATTCTCATCGACGAGGCCCGCACACCCCTGATCATTTCCGGCCAGGCCGACAAGGCCACCGATTTGTATTACACCTTTGCGCGCCTGGTGCCCAGGTTACAAAGGGACGTTGACTACACGGTTGACGAAAAGGCCCACTCGGTCACCCTCACCGAGGAGGGCGTGGCCAGGGTGGAAAAGATGCTGGGGGTGGAAAACCTCTATGACGACCAGCACATGCAGCTGACCCACCACCTGAACCAGGCCCTGAAGGCCCATGCCCTGATGAAGCGGGACCGGGATTACGTGGTCAAGGACGGCCAGGTGATCATTGTGGACGAATTCACAGGCCGGCTGATGTTCGGGCGCCGTTACAGCGACGGCCTGCATCAGGCCATTGAGGCCAAAGAAGGGGTGCGGGTGGAGCGGGAGTCCCAGACCCTGGCCACCATCACCTTCCAGAACTACTTCCGCATGTACGAAAAATTGGCCGGGATGACGGGTACTGCGGCCACCGAGGCGGAGGAATTCCGCAAGATCTACGGGCTGGACGTTGTGGTCATCCCCACCCACAAGCCCATGATCCGCAAGGACCTGCCCGATGTGGTTTACAAAACCGAACAGGCCAAGTTCCGGGCGGTGGTGGAGGAAATTGCTCGCCGCCACGCCACCGGCCAGCCGGTGCTGGTGGGCACCATCTCCATTGAGAAGTCGGAGATCTTAAGCCAGATGCTCAAAAAGCGGGGCATTCCCCATCAGGTGTTGAACGCCAAATATCACGAAAAAGAAGCCGAAATAGTGGCCCAGGCCGGGCGGCTGGGGGCGGTGACCATTGCCACCAACATGGCCGGCCGGGGTACCGACATCCTCCTGGGGGGGAACCCGGAATTCCTGGCCCAGGCCGAGCTGCGCCAGCAGGGGTACGACCCGGGCGACGACGATCCCGGGGTGCAGGAACTCTACCGGGTCACCCTGGAGAAATATAAGAAGATTACCGATGAGGAGCATGAGCGGGTGGTGGCCCTGGGCGGCCTGCACATCATCGGTACCGAGCGCCACGAAAGCCGGCGCATTGACAACCAGCTACGGGGCCGGGCGGGCCGCCAGGGGGATCCCGGCTCAAGCCAGTTCTTTATTTCCCTGGAAGACGACCTGATGCGCCTGTTCGGTTCGGAGAACATTGCCGGGATTATGGACCGGCTGGGCATTGAGGAAGACATGCCCATTGAGCACGGCCTGATTACCAAATCCATCGAGACGGCCCAGAAGCGGGTGGAAAACCGCAACTTTGACATCCGCAAGCACGTCCTGCAGTACGACGACGTGATGAACCAGCAGCGGGAAGTGATCTACCGCCAGCGGCGGCAGGTTCTCATGGGTGAAAACCTCAAGGAAGTCGTGCTGCAGACCATCGCCCAAACCGTTGAGCGGGCGGTGGACACCTACTGCCCCGAGGGAGTGCATGAGGAGGAGTGGGACCTGGCGGGGCTTTTGCATTATGCCGAGCAGCTCTTCCTCCCCGGCCACAAGCTTACCCCCGAGGACTTCACCGATATGGGGCGCCGGCAAATTGTCGAAGAGCTCAAGGAGAAAGCCCTGGCCGCCTACGAGGCCCGGGAGTCGGAGCTGGGTGCCGGGGTGCTGCGGGAGCTGGAGCGGGTCCTGCTGCTCCGCATTGTAGATGAGAAATGGATGGACCATCTGGATGCCATGGACCAGCTGCGGGAGGGAATTGGCCTCCGGGCGTACGGGCAAAAGGACCCCCTGGTGGAGTATAAATTTGAAGCCTACGAAATGTTCCAGAACATGATTGCCAGCATCCAGGAGGACCTGGTCCGTTACATCTACCGGGTTAACGTGGTGCAGGCCCCCCAGCCGCAGCAGCGGCAGCTGGTGGAAAACCGCTACCAGGAGGAAGGCCCCCGGCAGCCGGTGCGGCGGGAACAAAAGGTGGGCCGCAACGATCCCTGCCCCTGCGGCAGCGGCAAAAAGTACAAGAAGTGCTGCGGCCGGGCGGCGGCGGGCTAA